The window TTTGTTCATTTGCTAATTGctgtatataattttaaaaataacaaaaaatagtttttgataatttacatttttaataaaatgtaaattacATATACACTATgaagatatattaaaaacatatttcaaatattttcttttattttaaatttattcactttaatttgattataattaatttatttagaattttgtttaattatattaaaaatgaatttttcattttatttattttattcagttagaattagtttagttttagtAGTTTTATgtagtaattttattttgattatatttaattttatctaattaatttttttttctttgtccctATAAAGATGCCTTTCTTACTCGTTTAACTTTCTTCAGCTTGTTTAGGGGTTCTGAAAATGTcataaaaaatccaaacaagTGTATCTTTTTCTTGGAAGTGTCTTCATTAATGGATCAAGAAGCCTGCAGCGAAAATGTTATCGAGACATCCGATATCAAGAAACCAAGAACAGAAAATGTAGTCAAGGGATGGGAAAAACTGGACACCGACATCTTGATGCGGATACTTAAGGAACATTTTAGCATCAATGAGTTGACATCTGGATTAGAGCTAGCTCATGTCTGTAGAGGGTGGCGTGCGGTTTGTTGTGATCCCCTTTTGTGGGATACGCTCGACCTATCGCACTTGAACTCTGTTTACATCAAATCCGTAAAGAGCCCATATCTGTATGTGCTGCGCCGATGTGATGAGAAAGTGACTCGGATCTTGAAACTCTTCATGAGCCTTAGCAAAGGAAACACAAGGACCTTGATTGTTAATTACTACCTGTTTCTCACTTGTGATATGCTTACTTACACCGCAGAAAGGTATATATCCactttttaattagtattattttcttctcttcaaataTTTACTTTGGCTCAATTTGTTGTAGATGTCCAAACTTGAGACGCTTAGTGCTACCAGCTATGACTAGAATATCGAAAACGGGTATGCAAAATGCCTTGGGCTTCTGTGAAAAATCTAGAATCACTAACAATACCAAGAGTCCATGACTCGCAATTTCTCTTTTCATCGATCGTCAAGAAACTGACGTTCAGAGAGCTCAAGGTCGCATCCATGCTATATTCGCCGAGAAACTGGTTGAGCATCTCCCAAATCTCAAAGTCCTCAGCCTCAGATGCAATGCCATATACCGAGACGCCCTTTTAATCATCTTGGATGGACTAGAGAGCCTTGAGGTTCTCAACATCTCTCATTCTTACCTAGTGGTGAAGCAGGAGCAtcctgagaagaagaagctcatcGTGAGGGAGCTTGACCAGACGATAATGGAGAAGGCCTCGAAGCTGAAGAGGTTTGTGACTTGTATGGAGTACATGACGTGTGTGATGTGCAAGAGGACGGAGAAAGATGGAGGAAACGTGAGGTGGAATAGGTACGAGGAAGGGCTATGGAAAGCTGACGAAGTAAGCTCTCTTCATCTTTGAAGTGTACTCTATCTTTTGACAATTATTTGTTTACATGTTTTTCTGCTATGGAAGGTAcctttattttagggtttatgtgtTTTCCAGTGTTTGGTGGGCTTTGTTGTAACTTATAACTTGTGTATCAAGTGTCCcaaatttgtttctctcaatCACAAGCCTTACCAGATCTAGGAACATGTGATTAGACTTTTGCAAACTTCGTTATTTCAATATATCATTTATAGGTAGTGATTGGAAGCTTATAAAAAGcggttttcattcatttttttgtcaaaaccgCACTTCAACACCCAATCACAACTTTATTTGCTAAATTTGcgttttttcaaaatataaaaataaaactgggATTGCGGATTTATCTGATAGATAATAGGGTGAACCGCTTTTTTAACAACCAGAAGTCTTTATCCAGCGGTATTTTGAAAAACGCATAGGgtaatataatttactttttcttttcttttttcatttttactttttaattactaaaagcAGTAATTTAttctacaaagaaaaaaactttccTATCTTTTATGTAGCTCTCATATCTCACTTAAAtaactttttgtaatatttatatgtatacctttaaaaaaaactattagataacatttgatttataatgtattgttaatgatttaatacaaaatacatttttaaatcattatagATTCAATTTCTATGTTAACAAGTATAGAAATTATTATAACAATATGTAAATCATTACAGATTCAGATTCAATATGTAACATGTAtgattgaaaattaattttatataaattttgatatttaaaattcataaatgatatattaaaaatgtatgtttgttaacattaaactaaaaactttaatttataattacaattaatatattaaaatatattttcacacTATATActgttttttcaccaatcaaacaattatattaattataatatttgtaccgcttattctaattataatatttgtaccGCTTATTCTAAAACCGCTattattttttcaccaatcaaacattactTTGATCTGCTTATTTTGTAATAACCGCACTTGTCTCGCAAATATATTTTTCCCGCATGAACCGCAGTTGAATCGTATCGCACTATAAAATCGTTTGTTCCGCACAACTAAATACGCTGTCACCATTCGGACCCATATATTCCGTTActcgaaatttttttaaaatataaattagttttcttgtttcattttttggtttagcataacaTGACAGAATATTAAAACCTAATATTTAAAagtcttttttcctttctttctgtttttccGTTTTAAGTCTTTGACTTGTGCACTTGCTCTTGTTCCTTTCTTCCAAGCAAATAGTAATTTTGGCCCGTCAAATAACAAATCTATGATGTTTCTCAGAGAATATGATCGATGGGTCGAAAACTCCTCAATGTAAgtcacaataataataataataatttatatagagtaaactctataaaaaaaaattagtgtatGTGTTTTTGGACGTTGACAAACCTGATTACGGTTGAAGATTTAGATTATTATACAACTTATGAATTACagttattgtgtgtgtgtgtgtgtttgtgtataGAATTAAGATGGGTATcagaatatatatgtttggtgatgatgccaacaacaaaaaaaaaagataattcaaGGGAAATACTTTTAAGTTAAAAGCACTAAAATGTTatgaaaatcaaattagagAATATATCAATGAATATAAaagtaacaaatatatttttctaggTAATTCTATTCCACTAGATTTTATTctaaatcatcaaaagaaagTGTTTCCTCTTTAGTTggtgaaatttatattttaggTAGCTATTTGGTTTTGgagaaatattaataaatggGGATCAAATAGAGATCGAATCCATTCCTTGAAGCAGAGTGGGTCCAAAATTGCAGTTGCAGCTCATGTGTTCTTTTAAAGACGTGAGGCTGAGAAGTAACGAAGAGACATAGAAAAGAGGACAATGACCAAAGGTGGTAACATAACACACGTATGACTCGTCCTCACTTTGCTGTCCACAAAATtctctattttaattttctctttgccataaaaaatttaaaacctacCACCGAATTTTCTCACAATTCCACACAATTGaaactgaaacttttaaaacattctTACCACTCATATGAGTANaagtaacaaatatatttttctaggTAATTCTATTCCACTAGATTTTATTctaaatcatcaaaagaaagTGTTTCCTCTTTAGTTggtgaaatttatattttaggTAGCTATTTGGTTTTGgagaaatattaataaatggGGATCAAATAGAGATCGAATCCATTCCTTGAAGCAGAGTGGGTCCAAAATTGCAGTTGCAGCTCATGTGTTCTTTTAAAGACGTGAGGCTGAGAAGTAACGAAGAGACATAGAAAAGAGGACAATGACCAAAGGTGGTAACATAACACACGTATGACTCGTCCTCACTTTGCTGTCCACAAAATtctctattttaattttctctttgccataaaaaatttaaaacctacCACCGAATTTTCTCACAATTCCACACAATTGaaactgaaacttttaaaacattctTACCACTCATATGAGTATAATGGTCACACTACCAAATGATATAGGTGAATGTTCCTTACTTTGGATTGGATAATGGTCACACATACACAGACTCCAAAATGTTTATTATCTTATACATCGAGTTTTTCGGATTTTGTAGAGTCGGATCTAAACAATGTTTGCTATGCGAGTCGTGTATATGTTATGTGTCACTCAGTTTTAACGGAATATGTGTCTACTTCTAGCTTTAAAACTtgatttgacaaaaacaaaattgtattcaaTGCTGTAAATTAAAATAGAAGATTGTATAAATGCATTAATGCTTAAGGGGGGAAAAAAGATTGCTCCGTCTTTTTCAATCACATCGTCTAAAGTTATACATTTTCAACcaacaattaaatttaaaaatttacatcaaCAACACTTTACACACGATTGTAAAAACCAACCGGTAACTTTAATATCTTCGGTTCTTCGCCAATCACATCACCAGTTCACCACTACATATATCACTCATAGTTTAAATGTTAAATTAGGtccactatatatatgatcagtttgaaaaaaatcgaaatctGAACATTTTAATCATCGTCCTTTCGCCGACTACGAACGCATGAATTAAATACAAGTTTCCATGTTTGGCTATATAAGTAGCCACGACAACAAACTTCACATTTTCTTACCTGAAATAGGATTAAATGGGACCTTCCCCTGTCCTTAGACTCCTAGTAGTATACAAATGGATAAAATCAGAATCATACGTGGATTGGTAAATAAAGGCCGATTATTTTTACTGAGGGAGAGgaaatgaatatttttatattaataaaaaaaattgcttttgaATGGGATTGGTTCTTTGATTGGTCCGAATCCCCAGAAgagcttacaacaacaacagtcTTTAACTCTGTTTTCATATGAACACTCTTCATCCTTACAAGCAGCAacgacaagaacaagaagaagaagctagacACGAATGGGATCTTTCTCTCTCCACCGTcgtctcttcctcctcctcctccgcctccgaCGTTATCGGTGCTATTGAGTTCGATCCCACTGATAACATCGTCGCTACCGCCGGAATTTCTAGAAAGATTCGTTTTTACGGCCTCCCTTCCCTCTTACGTACCAGCGCCGCCGTCTCAGGAGGAGTTTCTTTCGTCGATCAAGCCACCGCCTGCGAGTATTACATCTGTACGCCGGCGAAGCTCAGTAGTCTACGGTGGAGACCCGGGTCGGGCGGTCGGGTCATCGGGTCGGGAGATTACGACGGTGTAGTGACCGAGTACGATCTCGAGAAAAGAACGCCCGTGTTCGAAAGGGACGAGCACGGTGGCCGACGCGTGTGGAGCGTTGATTACACGCGTCACGGCGGCTCGTCCGCCATAGGCGCGTCTGGATCGGACGACGGGACCATGCAGGTGTGGGATCCGAGGTGTCCGCCGGAGGAATCTTTAGGCGTCGTACGGCCGGCGGGGATATGCCGGAGCGCCGTTTGTTGCGTCGAGTTCGATCCTTCCGGCGGACCAGCTGTGGCTGTCGGCTGCGCTGATCGGAAAGGGTACATTTACGATATGAGAAAACTCGTTGACCCGGCGTTGACTCTGCAAGGACACAACAAAACGGTGTCGTATGTGAGGTTCCTCGACGGCGGCACGGTGGTGACGGCAGGCACGGACGGGTGTCTGAAGCTGTGGAGCGTGGAGGACGGGAGCGTGATTCGGACATACGAAGGGCACGTGAACGGTAGAAACTTCGTGGGGTTATCAGTGTGGAGAAACGGCGCGCTGTTTGGTTGCGGATCGGAGAACAACAAGGTGTTCGTGTATGATAAGAGGTGGGGGAAGCCGGTTTGGGTAGACGGGTTCGAACCGGTTGGTATGAATTCTGGTTCGGATAAGCGGTTCGTGAGTAGCGTCTGCTGGAGGCAATCAGGTGTGGACCAGTGCACGCTAGTGGCTGGGGGATCTGATGGAGTATTACAGGTTTACGTGGGCAAAAGAAAGCCATAATACTATTCTCCTTAATTTTTAtcattactatattttatgaattatgatgatgatgatgatgatgatgatgatgatgatgataatgaaatgCTTcctagtttcttcttctttgtttttccaaatttaatttactaCCTGATGAGGTTGATTTTTTATTCAGTTGTGAGAGAATTTGATGtatcgttttttgtttttcttataaaggatttttttttacttgttctatgtttttttattattattattgttagcagaaattttgtatttgtaaaacataaatcatcATTGCCTATTTCTCATAATGTTCTTTTAAGTTAGattatgattacaaatctaacTACTAGTTTGTTGGCAGGtatatcataaatttatattgccTTCGTCTACGGTCTACCTTATCTAGTATACATCATGAGATTAATTATTTTCTGcttcacaaaagaagaaaaaaaaaaacagaacaagtaaAAAAACGATTGATGAATCGTTTTCGAACCTTCTAATTACAAGGTTTACACGAACACAAAATGTGCACTACATATCTTAAATAAACGTATTTTAATCACATCTTGCCAAAATGATGGTCTTATCTCCCTTGTTATAAAAGACTTTAATCCATTAAGCAGTGCACTTTTTGTATGTGCTAATTGCATAGTACATGCATTTGTTGATTCCAAACATAATTGAGCGCACGGGAGAATATATACTAATCCACACTTACTTATTTCTATGCATATACTAATAGGttattgttggtgttgggtttcgacgATAGACAAACCCATAGGAGAAGCCTAATAAGGAGCGGTTGTCACAATCATTAGCGGGTCCGTTATGGGTCCGAGAAGAAGGTCCGACCAGGAAGAACGTCGAGTCAACTGCGAGAGGAGGTCGCGGGATCATGAGCCCAGATCTTCGGAGGAGAtagttaagattttattttctgtttaaataCTGAGGTTGAGGTTAAGAAAAGGACATGTAATTTTAcgcaacaaaacagagaaaaatcaatacaaaatctAGTTCGTCATTTTTCATTGTTCCTGTCGATTTAAACCGAAAATCTGTCCAAATCTTATTTCACTTTTGAATCAATCtagttgttgtttctcatcaacaGTTACAGACAGCCATATGCTAATCTATCTACACACTTGCTATCACCATCAACTAAAATATCTATGAACTCAACACCAACACAAAAACTACTTGCTAGTGGTATGCAGACGTGTAACGCCTAACTTCGTATAATcgtgtttataaaaataaagattgtCGAGAAAAGAATAAACGACAATATAGATTTCGATTGTAACAACggaacaaacaacacaaaactgCTAGCGAGAGCAATTCTTGACAGACAAACAAACAACtatgttttgtataaaaatagacagaatatatataacaaatacaaCAAAGCAATTTCCGAATAGAGACGTACTAGAccatactaattatttttttctaatttctaacCTTTGGTGTTTTACAGAACGATAAgaattggtttttcttttttttctaacacTAGGAAAGAATTCGTAGCAACCTATATCAAATTATCACTTTATGAGGTTGTTTACCAAAATATTGTTGTCTTCTACTATGTGACTATGTCTAGTGTCTATTACTGTCTTTTGCTTTAACTTCACGACTTTAGTCATCTAATTTTTTCATGTCCAAACTCATACAATTATAACTTGAAGGACGTATTCACCCATTTCAATGTATTGTTTGTCTTCATCCTTCATCAATCGTCGTTAGATTCCTTTAGTATAAAGTTAACTCATATTCAAAATACACCATTTCGGTGGCTTAGGAAAACTGATAGCTCAAGGTGGTCTGATGTTGATCAAAATCACTCTTTCATAAATCAACGATCTTCGAGTTTAGTCTTTCTTTTGTCTTCCCCTGAATTTTTTTACTCGGTATCAAGAAAGTTGGTGTCGCGCTTCACATTTGAAGATTGAATAGCATGATGGAGAGTCCAACCGATtgattcaaaattaaataacacCATTTTGTTGGAACTTAAGTAAACGTTGTTCATTTCTGTCTCTACTTTACTATACTAAGGTCTTTGAACGCATTGTATTATTATCGTAAGTTTTCCCAAAACAATATAATGACTCCAAATCCTTTTGACAGTAAGGTTACCGATAAATCACTACCTTTTCTCCtgataaatagaaaatttcatTACACACAATTGAAAAGTTCACATCTTTTCCTTTTATCTTGAaacttctatatatatgaatcatatTTACTATCTTAACCAAGAAAGTAAACAACTAAGTTGATTAGGGGAGTTAACAAATTTCACGAGTTGAATGTAGAAGATTTAGTTGGATGAAAGTGCGTAGACTTGTATTCTCGTCTGCGATAATCAAAGTCTCCAACAAAAGGtgatcatcaaacaaaacataaaaacattccaaaatcaaaatcaaaccaaaatctccAGACTTTCAAATTTCCTAGACTCCAGTGAAAGCCTTCTTTCCAAAGGCGGATGCAC is drawn from Camelina sativa cultivar DH55 chromosome 8, Cs, whole genome shotgun sequence and contains these coding sequences:
- the LOC104706670 gene encoding WD repeat-containing protein RUP2 → MNTLHPYKQQRQEQEEEARHEWDLSLSTVVSSSSSSASDVIGAIEFDPTDNIVATAGISRKIRFYGLPSLLRTSAAVSGGVSFVDQATACEYYICTPAKLSSLRWRPGSGGRVIGSGDYDGVVTEYDLEKRTPVFERDEHGGRRVWSVDYTRHGGSSAIGASGSDDGTMQVWDPRCPPEESLGVVRPAGICRSAVCCVEFDPSGGPAVAVGCADRKGYIYDMRKLVDPALTLQGHNKTVSYVRFLDGGTVVTAGTDGCLKLWSVEDGSVIRTYEGHVNGRNFVGLSVWRNGALFGCGSENNKVFVYDKRWGKPVWVDGFEPVGMNSGSDKRFVSSVCWRQSGVDQCTLVAGGSDGVLQVYVGKRKP